A window from Parus major isolate Abel chromosome 27, Parus_major1.1, whole genome shotgun sequence encodes these proteins:
- the LRRC3C gene encoding leucine-rich repeat-containing protein 3C — protein MTVTRGVVLCPITMGLHLQNLLLLLLLLLGSCLHPAAAFPKGCYPSEEEGLKTFRCSNAQLTEVPRDIPNDTNKLYLDSNQIRFLPRDAFRDLPLLLELDLSHNAIARIESGAFQSLAEHLHSLDLSSNRLVSVSKDTFSNLKAKVNLSNNPWLCDCRLQELIRTVELAADSSGGIVCDSSTQEEHVGKAFLQVIADTDFCNVYKKTTDIAMLVTMFGWFAMVISYLVYYVRQNQEDARRHLEYLKSLPSKQRRSEESSTISTVV, from the coding sequence ATGACTGTGACACGGGGGGTTGTCCTCTGCCCCATCACCATGGGACTGCACCTGCAGAACCTcttgctcctcctcctcctcctcctgggtTCCTGCCTCCACCCAGCCGCTGCCTTCCCCAAGGGCTGTTACCCCTCAGAAGAGGAGGGGCTGAAGACCTTTCGCTGCAGCAACGCTCAGCTGACCGAGGTCCCCAGAGACATCCCCAATGACACCAACAAGCTCTACCTGGACTCCAACCAAATCCGCTTCCTGCCTCGTGATGCCTTCCGGGACCTGCcactcctgctggagctggaccTGTCCCACAACGCCATCGCCAGAATCGAAAGTGGGGCTTTCCAGAGCCTGGCAGAGCACCTGCACTCTCTGGACTTGTCTTCCAACAGGCTGGTGTCGGTCAGCAAAGACACCTTTAGCAACCTGAAAGCCAAGGTGAACCTGTCCAACAACCCATGGCTGTGTGACTGTCggctgcaggagctgatccGCACTGTGGAGCTGGCAGCCGACTCCTCAGGAGGCATCGTGTGCGACTCCTCCACTCAGGAGGAGCACGTTGGCAAAGCTTTCCTGCAGGTCATTGCCGACACGGACTTCTGCAACGTGTACAAGAAGACCACGGACATCGCCATGCTGGTCACCATGTTCGGCTGGTTCGCCATGGTGATTTCCTACCTGGTCTACTACGTGCGGCAGAACCAGGAGGACGCCCGGCGACACCTGGAGTATCTCAAGTCACTGCCCAGCAAGCAGCGGCGATCGGAGGAGTCTTCCACCATCAGCACTGTGGTGTGA